Proteins from a genomic interval of Paenibacillus sp. FSL H8-0048:
- a CDS encoding endo-beta-N-acetylglucosaminidase → MVATSRTHRIRKLTSAVLGAALLVTLLPQTAMAGDTWPFKGESAHGANQPSVHGYTSQHIADWSPQRDQDAALLRSRVPLQQRIAPFQQTQANPALNPAVQMMNVAGDYGNAFIENAPYTNKFAQYHFNFWQYIDYYSYWHGTATAYTPPEYYDDLAQSDWQQKWFEFGMLNIPNPAYTDAAHKNGVMSLAGVFFSNNDRGQQTYKQMIVKDAAGKFPVAEKMIEMAEYFGYDGYFLNQEEQNPNVATADLPDYIAFMKALQDGGLYVQWYDSLNTATGANVFARTFNNNNISMLYDKTAHKPVSNSFFFDYGMGSSQITSAANYLNTFNAAQGTSYNLFETGFAGLEAGRDRFKSVQGSALSSKLSGGIPRTSLATLGADFVHAGLDEDMNKSWPVSNRTDNNYQWMTNLREQLWWSGPQVNPKNTAVSSNNTVADVYADNRYWPGIASVIAERSVVKDSNFYTSFNTGHGLSYYKDGAVSSAAEWSNMSLQDVPVTWQWWQDTTGNRLKVDFDYGPGYDQTANSRMNYQQLGGYSGGSSLAVSGNLNSENFLRLYKSDLAMKAGSKLSIVYNKPSADDGSVLSAGLIFRDNPNQVVKIPVANSGKHTTGWTTAELNLGAYDGREIAAFGLVFTPGATTAANYQMNIGQLRIHDGSAVRPSAPAGLSIAQALPGTDEMIVKWSMDTDYSKVKQYNIYVNDIYAGGKYDETFYIKKLPAKSGVLKVAAVGADGLEGDAATLSFDLNAAVSKVTAESAANGDFLVKWTNPAGAQGSTKVTVKSVNWTTTPQPVSKELTVPQGAASALFQNMPVNGDEYTVTVQAGNTDKITYNGTFTDKVSEPYAENWSWNGNTLNLPMPSTRDWRYMYIKEDGQNRSFPVTYLSGAAGMKPMIIRGRTTKAALSFTSTAAVVTVVMEDYSGNKSQPVYLKGQPTP, encoded by the coding sequence ATGGTAGCTACATCCCGGACACACAGAATTCGTAAGCTGACTTCAGCGGTATTAGGTGCAGCGCTGCTGGTGACCCTGCTGCCGCAGACAGCCATGGCCGGAGACACCTGGCCGTTCAAAGGGGAAAGCGCACACGGTGCGAATCAGCCCAGCGTACACGGCTATACCAGCCAGCACATAGCGGACTGGAGTCCGCAGAGAGATCAGGACGCGGCGCTGCTGCGCTCCAGGGTACCCTTGCAGCAGCGGATTGCACCTTTCCAGCAGACCCAGGCCAATCCGGCGCTGAATCCGGCGGTGCAGATGATGAATGTTGCGGGCGATTATGGCAATGCTTTTATCGAGAATGCCCCGTACACCAACAAGTTCGCCCAGTACCACTTCAACTTCTGGCAGTACATTGACTATTATTCCTACTGGCATGGAACAGCAACAGCGTATACACCGCCGGAATATTACGACGATCTGGCCCAGTCCGACTGGCAGCAGAAATGGTTCGAGTTCGGTATGCTGAACATTCCGAATCCGGCGTATACCGATGCCGCGCATAAGAATGGGGTTATGTCACTGGCCGGGGTGTTCTTCTCGAACAATGACCGCGGGCAGCAGACTTATAAACAGATGATTGTGAAGGATGCAGCCGGCAAGTTCCCGGTGGCTGAGAAAATGATTGAAATGGCCGAATACTTCGGGTATGACGGGTATTTCCTGAATCAGGAGGAGCAGAATCCGAATGTGGCGACGGCGGATCTTCCTGATTATATTGCTTTTATGAAAGCGCTCCAGGATGGCGGGCTGTATGTGCAGTGGTATGATTCGCTGAATACCGCAACAGGAGCCAATGTCTTCGCCAGAACCTTCAATAACAACAATATCTCCATGCTCTATGATAAAACGGCCCATAAGCCGGTCTCGAATTCATTCTTCTTCGATTATGGGATGGGCAGCTCGCAGATTACCTCAGCTGCGAATTACTTGAATACCTTCAATGCAGCTCAGGGGACGAGCTACAATCTCTTTGAGACCGGCTTCGCAGGGCTGGAAGCCGGGCGCGACCGCTTCAAGAGCGTGCAGGGCTCAGCGCTGAGCAGCAAGCTGTCCGGGGGAATTCCACGGACCAGCCTGGCGACACTGGGCGCGGACTTTGTCCATGCCGGTCTGGATGAGGACATGAATAAGTCCTGGCCTGTCTCTAACCGCACGGATAACAACTACCAATGGATGACTAATCTGCGTGAGCAGCTATGGTGGTCAGGACCGCAGGTGAATCCGAAGAATACAGCCGTGTCTTCCAATAATACGGTAGCCGATGTGTATGCCGATAACCGCTATTGGCCGGGGATCGCTTCGGTTATTGCCGAGCGCTCGGTGGTGAAGGATTCTAACTTCTATACAAGCTTCAATACCGGCCACGGCCTCTCCTATTACAAGGATGGAGCGGTATCCAGCGCAGCGGAGTGGTCGAACATGAGCCTGCAGGATGTTCCGGTCACCTGGCAATGGTGGCAGGATACTACCGGTAACCGCCTGAAGGTGGACTTCGATTATGGTCCGGGTTATGACCAGACCGCCAATTCGCGCATGAACTACCAGCAGCTTGGCGGTTATAGCGGCGGCAGCTCGCTGGCAGTGAGCGGGAATCTGAACAGCGAGAACTTCCTGCGTCTCTACAAGAGCGATCTTGCCATGAAGGCGGGCTCCAAGCTGTCCATCGTCTACAATAAGCCGTCTGCCGATGATGGCTCTGTCTTGAGTGCAGGTCTCATCTTCCGCGACAACCCGAATCAAGTTGTGAAGATTCCTGTTGCGAATAGCGGAAAGCATACCACGGGCTGGACCACAGCCGAGCTTAATCTTGGCGCTTATGACGGACGGGAGATCGCGGCCTTCGGCCTGGTCTTCACCCCTGGAGCCACTACAGCAGCCAATTACCAGATGAACATTGGCCAGCTGCGGATTCATGACGGCTCAGCGGTAAGACCATCGGCTCCTGCCGGTCTCTCTATTGCACAGGCGCTGCCGGGCACGGATGAGATGATCGTGAAGTGGAGCATGGACACCGATTATTCCAAGGTGAAGCAATACAATATCTACGTGAATGATATCTATGCGGGCGGGAAGTATGATGAGACCTTCTATATCAAGAAGCTTCCGGCCAAATCCGGCGTGCTGAAGGTGGCGGCGGTCGGTGCAGACGGGCTGGAGGGCGATGCGGCGACACTGTCCTTCGACCTGAATGCTGCGGTATCCAAGGTGACTGCCGAATCCGCTGCGAATGGAGACTTCCTGGTGAAGTGGACGAATCCCGCCGGTGCTCAGGGCAGCACCAAGGTTACGGTGAAGTCGGTGAACTGGACGACCACGCCGCAGCCGGTATCGAAGGAATTGACCGTGCCGCAGGGGGCGGCCTCAGCGCTGTTCCAGAATATGCCCGTTAACGGAGATGAGTATACGGTTACCGTTCAAGCCGGAAATACCGATAAAATAACCTATAACGGAACGTTCACCGACAAGGTGTCCGAGCCTTATGCAGAGAACTGGTCCTGGAACGGCAATACGTTGAACCTGCCGATGCCAAGCACCCGGGACTGGCGGTATATGTACATTAAGGAAGACGGCCAGAACCGGTCGTTCCCGGTCACCTATCTGTCCGGTGCTGCGGGCATGAAGCCGATGATTATCCGCGGCCGCACGACTAAGGCTGCGCTGAGCTTCACCTCTACCGCAGCAGTAGTTACAGTGGTCATGGAGGATTACAGCGGCAACAAGTCGCAGCCTGTATACCTTAAGGGCCAACCAACGCCGTAA
- a CDS encoding helix-turn-helix domain-containing protein, translating to MGHLTGTREKAAQEVLSGIKAAVVARKYGVTPSTVNQWVRDYREAHGEQEHPYPQEQVEELKRLLDVEQKYEKAVRILGEKELEIEILRELLKKPTPAYPKKSR from the coding sequence ATGGGACACTTAACAGGAACAAGAGAGAAAGCCGCGCAAGAGGTGTTGTCTGGCATTAAGGCAGCGGTGGTTGCCCGAAAGTATGGGGTGACCCCATCGACGGTGAATCAGTGGGTGAGAGATTACCGCGAAGCCCATGGGGAACAAGAGCATCCGTATCCCCAGGAGCAGGTGGAGGAATTGAAGCGCCTCCTGGACGTGGAGCAGAAATACGAGAAGGCGGTCAGGATCCTCGGCGAAAAGGAGCTAGAGATCGAAATTCTGCGTGAACTGCTAAAAAAGCCAACCCCTGCTTATCCGAAAAAATCGAGGTAG
- a CDS encoding IS256 family transposase produces MNILPESSLNNLFEKLVKDFVKDNMERLLRAEIQGFMDSEEAGASNSRNGYYTRDLHTKYGHIEDLQVPWDRQSLFQTQMFEPYQRRDGWLEEAVIQMYKSGMGTRDVARFIESMFGSHYSPTTVSNITATVLDDIHQWQKRPLSKRYSVIYLDGLYVKLKRGTVRGEVVYFAMGIDEEGQRQILGFYVGGQESSNGWREVLKDLYDRGAQEVLLGVFDGLPGLDAAFKETYPQADVQHCVVHKVRATFPKIRMEHKTDVLEALKTVYTAPDEVVARANFDTVKAKWNKLYPKEMRSWEEQLSTLLTFYKYPESIRKAIYTSNPIERMNKEIRKRLKPMNSLTNMDAAEKIVYLEMLEYNERHAGRVAQGFGMDAVKKKLKELFETRYPSLPTPEET; encoded by the coding sequence ATGAATATTTTACCCGAAAGTTCTCTGAATAATCTATTTGAAAAACTTGTTAAAGATTTTGTGAAAGACAACATGGAACGCCTGTTGCGCGCCGAAATCCAGGGGTTTATGGACAGTGAAGAAGCGGGTGCCAGTAATAGTCGTAACGGCTATTATACGCGAGACTTACACACGAAATACGGCCATATCGAGGATCTTCAGGTGCCCTGGGACCGCCAAAGCCTTTTCCAAACGCAGATGTTTGAGCCGTATCAGCGGCGGGACGGATGGTTAGAAGAGGCTGTCATCCAAATGTATAAATCGGGCATGGGCACGCGGGATGTGGCCCGGTTCATTGAAAGTATGTTTGGCAGCCACTACTCCCCCACCACGGTCAGCAATATTACGGCTACGGTGCTGGACGATATCCACCAGTGGCAGAAACGGCCCCTGAGCAAACGGTACTCCGTGATCTACTTGGATGGGCTGTACGTGAAGCTGAAACGGGGCACGGTCCGTGGCGAAGTGGTCTACTTTGCGATGGGGATTGACGAGGAGGGACAGCGTCAAATTCTCGGGTTTTACGTGGGCGGCCAAGAGAGTTCGAATGGCTGGCGGGAGGTACTCAAAGACCTGTACGACCGCGGAGCGCAGGAAGTCCTGCTGGGTGTGTTTGACGGACTACCGGGGCTGGATGCGGCGTTTAAAGAGACCTATCCTCAGGCAGATGTACAGCATTGCGTAGTGCACAAAGTGCGGGCCACGTTCCCTAAAATCCGGATGGAGCACAAAACTGATGTCCTTGAAGCGTTGAAAACCGTATATACCGCACCGGATGAAGTGGTAGCCCGGGCTAACTTTGATACGGTCAAAGCGAAGTGGAACAAGCTATATCCGAAGGAAATGAGGTCCTGGGAGGAACAGTTATCCACACTCCTGACGTTCTACAAGTATCCGGAATCGATCCGTAAAGCGATCTACACGTCGAACCCCATCGAACGGATGAACAAGGAAATCCGCAAGCGTCTGAAACCGATGAACAGTCTGACGAACATGGATGCGGCAGAGAAAATCGTGTACCTGGAGATGCTGGAATACAATGAACGTCATGCAGGGCGGGTCGCCCAAGGCTTTGGCATGGATGCCGTTAAAAAGAAGCTAAAAGAGCTATTCGAAACACGCTATCCCTCTTTGCCCACACCGGAAGAGACATAG
- a CDS encoding IS3 family transposase, producing MFIKQGNTAALVLRLVGLAESTYYDRKKRKKQEAQAVPQGRGRPVPGYSLTESGEKISDEEIQEWLLELIAGEEHVYGYKLLAKCLWNQRGLRLNHKKSYRLCQALDILQPQRHKRFKHPRKLPENRVITGAGQLWQMDIKYGYVAGRDRHFFVLSIIDVFTRVIVGYHRGASCEAKHACQTLGRAMEQHCAPGSARPVIRTDNGPQFVSHLFGDMCESWEMTHERIPPRTPDLNAFIESFHSNIDRDLFRKEAFDTFEEAYEAVDRYMDFYNNRRMHTSLRNMPPATFAEWVLTLEDRSRFFWPREKAK from the coding sequence ATGTTCATTAAGCAGGGGAATACCGCAGCGTTGGTACTCCGTCTCGTGGGGCTCGCAGAGTCTACGTATTACGACCGTAAGAAACGCAAGAAGCAGGAGGCACAGGCCGTACCTCAGGGACGCGGAAGACCCGTACCCGGCTACTCCCTGACCGAGTCTGGAGAGAAGATTAGCGACGAGGAAATCCAGGAATGGCTGCTGGAATTAATCGCTGGAGAAGAGCATGTGTACGGATACAAACTGCTGGCCAAGTGCTTGTGGAACCAGCGCGGGCTGAGGCTCAATCACAAGAAAAGCTACCGGCTGTGCCAGGCGCTGGATATCCTGCAGCCGCAGCGCCACAAACGCTTTAAGCATCCCCGGAAGCTGCCGGAGAACCGGGTCATTACCGGAGCAGGCCAGCTCTGGCAGATGGACATTAAGTATGGGTACGTGGCGGGCCGGGACCGGCATTTCTTTGTCCTGAGTATTATCGATGTGTTTACCCGTGTCATCGTCGGCTACCACCGCGGAGCGTCATGTGAGGCCAAGCACGCCTGCCAAACGCTGGGACGCGCCATGGAGCAACACTGCGCCCCTGGCAGCGCACGCCCGGTGATCCGCACCGACAACGGCCCACAGTTCGTCAGCCACCTGTTTGGCGACATGTGTGAAAGCTGGGAAATGACCCATGAACGCATTCCGCCTCGAACGCCAGATTTAAATGCTTTTATTGAATCGTTCCACAGCAATATCGACCGGGATTTGTTCCGAAAAGAGGCCTTCGACACCTTCGAAGAGGCCTATGAAGCCGTGGACCGGTACATGGACTTTTACAACAATCGCAGAATGCATACGAGCCTTCGGAACATGCCGCCAGCTACCTTTGCGGAGTGGGTCCTGACTCTAGAAGACCGCTCCCGCTTCTTCTGGCCGAGAGAAAAAGCGAAATAA